In Lolium rigidum isolate FL_2022 chromosome 3, APGP_CSIRO_Lrig_0.1, whole genome shotgun sequence, the genomic window tgtttatgataaatgtttatatatcatgctataattgtattaaccgaaacattagtacatgtgtgatatgtagacaaacaaagagtccctagtatgcctcttaactagcttgttgattaatggatgattagtttcataatcatgaacattggatgttattaataacaaggttatatcattgtatgaatgatgtaatggacacacccaattaagcgtagcataagatctcgtcattaagttatttgctataagctttcgatacatagttacctagtccttatgaccatgagatcatgtaaatcacttataccggaaaggtactttgattacatcaaacaccatctgcgtaaatgggtggttataaaggtgggattaagtatccggaaagtatgagttgaggcatatggatcaacgagtgggatttgtccatcccgatgacggatagatatactccgggccctctcggtggaatgtcgtccaatgtcttgcaagcatatgaataagttcataagagaccacataccacggtacgagtaaagagtacttgtcgggagacgaggatgaacaaggtatagagtgataccgaagatcaaacctcggacaagtaaaatatcgcgtgacaaagggaattggtatcgtatgtgaatggttcattcgatcactaaagtcatcgttgaatatgtgggagccattatggatctccggatcccgctattggttattggtcggagtgagtactcaaccatgtccgcatagttcacgaaccgtagggtgacacacttaaagttggatgttgaaatggtagaacttgaatatggaatggagttcgaatatttgttcggagtcccggatgagatcccggacatcacgaggagttccggaatggtccggagaataagattcatatataggaagtcatattccaagtttgaaaatgatccggtgcatttatggcgaggttctagaaggttctagaaaagtccggaagaaatcaccatggaaagtagagtcccggagggactccaccttgcatgaccagccaaccctaaaggggaggagtccaaggtggactcccctagggtggccggccaacccaccttgggtaggactccctccttgagtaggtttcccacatatgggaggttttagtgttggggtcttattcgaagacttggactagaactcttggtgcttccacctatataatgaggggcataggagagggggctgaccacttcaagcctcagccttggccgcaccccttagagggccggcgcccaaccccctctctccccaaaccctagcggtctctctcctccaccacatcccgcacgcttaagcgaagctccgccggatctctccaccaccaccgacaccacgccgtcgtgctgtcggattcaagaggagctactacttccgctgcccgctggaacggggaggtggacgtcgtcttcatcaacaaccgaacgtgtgaccgagtacggaggtgctgcccgttcgtggcgccggaaccgatcgtgatcaagatcttctacgcgcttttgcaagcggcaagtgaacgtctaccgcagcaacaagagcctcatcttgtaggctttggaatctcttcaagggtgagactcgataccccctcgttgctaccgtcttctagattgcatcttggcttggattgcgtgttcgcggtaggaaaatttttgttttctatgcaacgttatcctacagaatgCAGGAATCAATGATGGGCGCgtggatgatgatggtgttgatgaagatcgATGATGGTGCATGCTTCTCCCAAGTCTCCTACTCTTATCCCTTCAATAATGTGATGGTGGCGTTGGTGAAGATCTATGGTGGCGGCACGGCGTTGCCGTGCCAAGATGTGACCATTCCAGTCTTTTTTGTCAAAGAAGGTTTTGGAGGAGGAACCTATGAGAACGACAGTCCTGCATCGAGATTATTAGTTGCTTACCGCTGCATATTTTATCAAGATCAACCTGTGCTAATATCTGCCCCTTCCTTACCAAAGAAATAAAAAGGAATGACGTGATCTGGTTTACAAGTAAGAAAGAAGATTGTTGTGGTGGCTAAAGTTTTCCCCTCCTTACATAGGCTCATGGAGGTCGGTTTCGCGTTCCGGGTAACCTGTCACCAGATATGGCCTTCGGGCCTTCACAAATGTTGTTTGGTTTTACGAAATGGTCTGGTTGAAGGGTGGTATTGTCGTACGGTACTATCATCTTGACCGCACCTATGGGCGTTTAGTATACTGGTTTAGTATACTGGTCGTACGAACTCCGATTGAGGTGTTCTTcgaatcgttggattcgtatggaCGAGGGATACAACACCATGGTACTGGATATTTATTATATTGTGATAAAAAAATGACTCATTTTCACCCTTCAactggctaagagcatctctaacagtaaCAGAAAAAGTCGAAACCGAAAAACATGAATTCAGTCTTCCGAAAATGTGGGGGACGAAGATTTTGCAGCTGGCGTAGAACAGAACCCGTAAAACACGAACTGAAAAAACGGATTTGAAATGTCGCGGGGAAATGCGTCGATGATCATATATATAGATGGCatttgatgctccgattgagcatcataAGTTATATAATGGGATTAGCAAACCTAAATTACATACTACACCTAACCACGCTAACTAATTTGAAGCAAAATGCGGCCCGCTTGGCCTctgcgcgcggcggtgccggtggtggcggagcATCGAGGCGGAGACTGCGTCGACAAGGAATCCGGTGAAGAGCGTTCACTTGTCCGAGTCAAGCTCGACTAtctcgagcttgacgcggcggacaCGCTCCTCCCGGCGAGTCCCCGCCGCCTAATCCAGCGCCGCGCCCTGCAGAGCCACCTCGCGAGGCCATGGCGTCACGGAGCTGGGGCGAAGGTGGGCTGCTGTGagctggattgctcgccggagaggaagcAGGCGGCGACAGAGGGAGTggtagcggcggaggggagtagggtttggaaaccgaactcccctcagCGGCCTGTTTTAATACGGGGCGACCgccgagtttctcgggcccccgaactcaTTTTACGGGTCAGGCCGAGAGTTCGGGCTCCTTTCTGGCCCACTTTCGGCCTAAACCCGTATTGTCACCGGACTTTTTCGCCTTCGACCACTTTTTCGGttactgttagagatgctctaagttctgGTGCATATAACTCCTCCATATTGGCTCCTTTGTCCATAAAAGTTCAAAACACCTACACATCAAGGATAAGGAAAAGTGATACTAGAATCCTATTAAAACTCTCATAAAAATGAATCACTACTTTTTTTTGGGCAGATGAATCAATACTTATTATAATCAGGACATAATTAAATCAGATGTACTCCTGGGCCGTCTTGGCCTGAGCCCGTGGGCCGAAAACAAGGCTATCCTCTTCTTCCTTCCTCCAGTGCCATTCGACGAGGCAGGCAGAGTGAGGATTGGAATCAGAATCTCTgtcttctttctccctcccgtcgCCGTCGGTCCAATCCAAGCGAAAGAAACCCTAGCTCGCACGCCCGCCCTCCCGGCCACCTCCAGCCGCCAGCGATGGACCGCAAGCGCATCAACGACGCCCTCGACAGGCACCTGCGGAGCGAGAGGTCGTCGCCCTCCACATCCCGCGCCGCCAAGCTCCCCTCCTCCATCCCGCCCACCAAAGGTATCCCCATCCATCAAGAAGCTCTTCTTTCTACTGCCCCCCCGCCCGCCGCCGTCATCTGATTCTCTGCTGCTTGTTCGTTTGGAACCACAGAGCAGCTGGATTCCGACAGCGAGGAAGACAACAGTGCCTCCGAGGGGGACGACGACACCTTCTGGATCAACTGGTTCTGCAACCTCAGAGGCAACGAGTTCTTCGCCGAGGTCGACGACGACTACATCCAGGACGACTTCAACATGTGCGGCCTCAGCACCCAAGTGCCGTATTACGATCACGCGCTCGACCTCATCCTCGACCTCGAGCCAGTTCAGGGTAAGCACCCTAAAAACATCCATTGATCCATTTTGATATCTCTCTCCTTTTGTGTACACCTCACCTCATTATGATCATCAGTCTCTAAGCCACACTCATTGTGTATATATATTATCATCAGTTGTTAAGCCACTCAATTGTTTGTAATCTTTGCTCAATTTGATCATCATAAGTTGTAATTCAATTCATGTCTTGAGTTTTGTGCGGCACTGGATGGAGTGATCTTACTCTTCCACGCAGGTGATGTGTTTGCTGAGGAGCAGAATGAATTGATCGTGGCGGCCGCGGAGACGCTTTACGGCTTAGTTCATGCCCGGTACATCTTGACCACTAAAGGCTTGGCTGCAATGGTAAAGCTACCTAGCACTATTTTCTACTCTTATGATTGCCATCAACTGGCCAGCATCAATCACAGTAGAGGGTCTCATTAATAATCCCTCATATGAATGTTTCTGTAGTTGGACAAGTTCAAGAACTGTGACTTTGGAAGGTGCCCTCGTGTGTCCTGTGGTGGCCAGCCTTGTTTGCCAGTGGGGCAGTCTGATGTTCCGAGGTCCAGTACTGTCAAGATATATTGCCCAAAATGCGAAGATCTCTACTACCCAAGatcgaaacaccaagcaagtatCCTTTTAAGCATCTTACTTAGATAAGCACTCGTAGCTCTGGTCACTCCAGAACCTCTGGTCTTGGTAAGAATGGGAGTAGTGATGGTTCTATCATTGCTATTTTCAGTATTACACTTACTATTACCTTTCAACGAGACTTATGGCTATGAAACTCATAGCTTCAACAATGTCTGGCTGCCTTTCTCATGAATGGGGCGCAAAGGCATTTTAAACTGTAGTATTTATTTTTTTTGCTTGCCTCTGCAGCCCTGACGCTTTCCATAGTCTGCTGTTTTATTTTACAACAGTTATATCTTTGCATGTGTACTGATGCAAGTAGTGTCTATGTTGATCTTGTATGGCCTTAAGTTTTCCCAGACATTGATGGAGCTTTCTTTGGGACGACGTTTCCTCatcttttcatgatggcacattCACACTTGAAGCCACCGAAGCCATCACAGCAATATGTTCCCCGGATATTCGGCTTCAAGGTTCATAAGAAAACATGAGTGTATTTATTTTGGCGGTGCACTGGTTGCTGCTTCTTTCTGGTAGTCATCTGGAGATACGGACAAGCATGGAAGCATGAAAATGGTACTAAAAGAAACACCGAACAAGCATGCCCCATTTTTTTTTGAAGGTTACTGCCCtagtgaaaagaaaagaaatcttgGCAGCCACATTTGTTGAAGGAAGAAATCTCAAGGAGCACCTCGTGTCATGTTGTATGGTCTGATGATCTTCGTGAAATGGCATGTTGCTCTGTTTTGATTTAGAAATGCCATAAGCTGGTGTATCTGTTTGTATCCTAATGTATTCCACTCTTCCTTATCTGCTCTGATTTAcgggcggaggaaatcatggatactAAGATGCTGCAAGTTTAATGAAGTGTTTACTGCGGGAATGGACCTCCTGTTGTCTTGCAAGTGTAGTTTGTTATCTACGTAGTATTGCAAACCGATCCTCATTGGTCAGTTGGATGGATCCATCTGTTCATGTCTTATGCAGCAGTGAAGTGTGCACTTCCAGAACAAGAATTAAGCAGAGGAGATGATGAATTGAAAACTATTTACATTTTCCTTGCTTGATTTGGCTTTTGTAGATGCACAATAATAAATCTGCGTCGGATTGGATCCAGAAGAGATGAGAAGGAAGAAACCAACAAAAGTTGCTTCCACGAGCACGttcgtgtgcgtgtgtgtgtgtgtgtgtgtgtggtgataAAAGAAACTAGTCGGGACGGCCAGATAAGAAGCTCGTTCGTCCACTGCTTCCATCTCTCAGCTGTGCATCATCCATCCCATCCATCCGTTCCACTCCTCCATCATATCATATCGATGGCGCTCATGCTCAGCccagccgctccggcggcggcctTCTCTGTCGTGGCACCTGGCAATGGCAAGGCCGCCGCAACGATGAGGATTCGACTTGGCAGCCGGAGCCTCCGGAAGGTGGTTGCCATGGCGGACATGCTGGGTGACTTTGGCGCGCGGGACCCGTTCCCGGAGGAGATCGCGAGCGAATGGGGGGAGAAGACGCTGGGCAACGTGGACACGCTGCACCGCATCCTCATCCCCACCGTGTCCGTGCTCTCCCTCTCCCGCGTGCCCCTCCAGGCCGACCCCGAGCTGCTCTCCCAGGACGACGCGCGCAGGCTCCTCCACAAGGTGGTCGGATGGAGGCTCCTCTTCCCTTGCACCCACGACAACCAGGACGACCTGCTCAAGCTCGAGTGCGTCTGGAAGGTCAAGGACCAGGCCTGCGGGGAGGAGCTGGTGTCCAGGATTACCAGGGCGCTGGAGAGCGGTGCCGGCTGCGGTGGGTATGTGCCGGCGAAGCTCGGGTTCGAGGCGCCCAACCAAGTCAGGGCGCAGCTCTACTCCACGTCCCTAGGTAACCACCATGCACCTCCTCATTCTTCAACTACTCCTACTTTACTTAGAATGATAATATGAGCTGCCTTGTTGGCTTGAACAATGAATTAATGGgtggcttgctgctgctgctgctgctgctgtaggTGGGCTGAGCGTGAACGACTTCATCATCGCTGCCAGGATAGACCAGATCAAGACGCAAGATCTTATCCCAAAGAAGAGAGTCTGGGCATGCTAGATCCAGATACTCCTTAACTACTGtagttctttttcttcttcttccgcatacatacatacatacaagaGGAGCCAAATCCCTTCGTTGTAGTTTTGTTTCATGAAATTGATCAGCTCACATTTGTACCAGTACAGTGTTTTTTTTTTATAAGAATAGTATGATCATCATTTGTCAAGATCTCCGATCGACGCCAGACGAGACCACATCAATTGCATACGAAATGTGAAAGGGAAACTGGATCGCCATACTGTCCGTATATATAGTATAGCTACTTATTACTAGGTTGCACGTACTTGCTCAAACTCATAGATCACTTAATGAGGCCGGTGATGGCTTGGGCGATGATGGCGATCTGGATGGAGTCGACGGTATGCTGTGCCAGCGGCTGCGGCAGCGTCACCCCGTGTATCCCAAATGCTGCGTTGCACTGCTGCGCCTGCGCCAGGGCCTCCTCTAGCTTCTTCTTCCCAGTGGCATAGGACCGCTGGTTGATCTCGTCGCTGGCCTCCGCAAAGGCGAAGCCCGCCTGGCTGTACACCGCGGCGCACTTGGCCAGTGCCTGCTTCATGGGAAGGCTTGGGTTGCCCGCCAAGAGGGTCTTGACGTCGTCCGCGGCGAGGGCCGCGTTGTTGACGCCCGCCAGGGAGGCCACTTTGGCCAGGCCCCATGCGTCCGCGTCCGCGGCGCCCCGTTGGTTGCTGAGCTGCGACAGGCACAGCTGCAGGCTGACCCGCACGTCGCTGGCGGCCGCCTCCTTGCAGGTGCTGGCCACAGTCGCGTCGACTGCACGACCAGTAAGGAtcaccgccagcacgacggcaatGAGGGCCACGGGCCGAGACATGATTGATGGTTGCTTCATCGTCTCTTATTCTGTGCTGCTGAAAGGAATTATTCAATCTATGAGAAACAAGTTATTAGATAAAAGGGTGATTGAGCATCATCATATATAGGCATGGCAGGGGGATGGGAGCGTTTATCGGAGGCCAATTTTCGTTCCACCATCAGTCTGGTCTATATATAGACTCGACAAAGATTAACAGTTGTGTTTGTCCAATATACAAGGGAGCAAGAATAGTAGTAGTACGTTTTGGTGAGCAAGGACAAAACAATGGATTTGAATTTATACAAGTGAGAGTGATCAGTTAGGCCGGGAACATGAGGGTGTTGATGTGATGAATGCTCATGTCTGAAATCGGTTCGATTGGCCTCTCTGCTTCTTCTTGTTCTGTTGCGTCCATCATGGTGGCGCGTTCTCGACTGTACTCATCTGTAATGATTTTAAAGATGGGGGATATTCATGAGCAAGAAGAGCAACCTACATTGGGGGATATTCACTGCTGGTTGGTTTAGAGGGTGTTTGTTAAAAAAAGAGAGAACGAACCGAAGATTGTGTTGAAGGATGTCGGGGGAGGAGTTGCGAGGAAGTTGGAGCCTACGTAGGCGAGCAGGGAgagcgccaccgccaccatcaagaacgccggcaccgccaccgcccagtACCTTGAtccagatacagcagtagtaattcatGTTAGCAAGGCAGGGGGAAATGAAATGAATGGCAAGGCAAGGCATTACTTGGTGGGGTAGTAGGTGATGCCGAGCGAGTTGAGCCAGGGCTCCGGCGTGTACGCCCACGCCAGGTACACCGCCGTGGCGATCACGGTGGTGATGGACCCCACGAATCCGTACACCTCCGATGGCttgggccccgccgccgccgccgcgggatcCCGCTCCCGTTCCCGTTCCCGGCCGAATCGAGGCCGACGGCTGCGGTTGCGGAGAAGGCTGACCGTCTGCCGAGGGCTCCGGACCACCAACGTCTCCGCCGGCGAATCCATCCGAATCTCGTCTCCCCCTTGCCTTGCCTTGCCGGCGAATCCAGTGGAGTTGGTTGGATTCCTCTGAGGGCAGGTTGGGCTTACTGGGCTTGCTTTGCTTGTCTTGTCCCTCCGTGTGTGGGCTACTCCAACTTACATTTTTTTCCCCGATAAAggtaatatattaatatcaaaaagataccaattacatccagctagggatgtaaacggatcggatcggatcggatattgctcttaccatatcctttaccatatttttgtaacggattcgaaatggagcggataatggtcggatgcgggtttggatgcggattatatcggattacggatatggagcggattAAGAGCGGACTCAGATCGGAAAcggattattaagaaaatatacacatAAAAAATTAAAAGTATACTTTTCTATGTAAAATATGCTTGTAATTATAGAATATAGCTAAATGTACACACTATTTC contains:
- the LOC124701163 gene encoding pectinesterase inhibitor 12-like, encoding MKQPSIMSRPVALIAVVLAVILTGRAVDATVASTCKEAAASDVRVSLQLCLSQLSNQRGAADADAWGLAKVASLAGVNNAALAADDVKTLLAGNPSLPMKQALAKCAAVYSQAGFAFAEASDEINQRSYATGKKKLEEALAQAQQCNAAFGIHGVTLPQPLAQHTVDSIQIAIIAQAITGLIK
- the LOC124701164 gene encoding phosphatidylinositol N-acetylglucosaminyltransferase subunit P-like, which produces MDSPAETLVVRSPRQTVSLLRNRSRRPRFGRERERERDPAAAAAGPKPSEVYGFVGSITTVIATAVYLAWAYTPEPWLNSLGITYYPTKYWAVAVPAFLMVAVALSLLAYVGSNFLATPPPTSFNTIFDEYSRERATMMDATEQEEAERPIEPISDMSIHHINTLMFPA
- the LOC124694411 gene encoding putative casein kinase II subunit beta-4, yielding MDRKRINDALDRHLRSERSSPSTSRAAKLPSSIPPTKEQLDSDSEEDNSASEGDDDTFWINWFCNLRGNEFFAEVDDDYIQDDFNMCGLSTQVPYYDHALDLILDLEPVQGDVFAEEQNELIVAAAETLYGLVHARYILTTKGLAAMLDKFKNCDFGRCPRVSCGGQPCLPVGQSDVPRSSTVKIYCPKCEDLYYPRSKHQANIDGAFFGTTFPHLFMMAHSHLKPPKPSQQYVPRIFGFKVHKKT
- the LOC124701162 gene encoding probable pterin-4-alpha-carbinolamine dehydratase, chloroplastic, giving the protein MALMLSPAAPAAAFSVVAPGNGKAAATMRIRLGSRSLRKVVAMADMLGDFGARDPFPEEIASEWGEKTLGNVDTLHRILIPTVSVLSLSRVPLQADPELLSQDDARRLLHKVVGWRLLFPCTHDNQDDLLKLECVWKVKDQACGEELVSRITRALESGAGCGGYVPAKLGFEAPNQVRAQLYSTSLGGLSVNDFIIAARIDQIKTQDLIPKKRVWAC